A window of the Arcobacter sp. F155 genome harbors these coding sequences:
- a CDS encoding ZIP family metal transporter gives MPYEIIIFAFLAGSTVFIGGILSYFFEKTVLNRKIKIEIVHFATAFATGIMLAAVAFVLVPKGMHSLSIGFSILIFLLGAIVFYFLDDYIHKNKTSIPQFLSMLLDFIPESIALGAVFIYDYNTGILLAIFIACQNLPEAFTSYIELRSSAFSKPKALTMLFVLSFTGVVFSLVGFYLLKDNTELTSSLMLFAAGGILYLIFEDIAPSMKLKNSRFIAFGVNLGFLVGMLGEALL, from the coding sequence ATGCCTTATGAAATAATAATATTCGCTTTTCTTGCAGGTTCTACTGTTTTTATTGGTGGAATTCTTTCTTACTTCTTTGAAAAAACTGTTTTAAATAGAAAAATAAAAATTGAAATAGTTCATTTTGCCACAGCTTTTGCAACAGGAATTATGCTTGCTGCCGTTGCTTTTGTATTAGTTCCTAAAGGAATGCATAGTTTAAGTATAGGTTTTAGTATTTTAATCTTTTTACTTGGAGCTATTGTTTTTTATTTTTTAGATGATTATATTCATAAAAATAAAACTTCAATTCCTCAGTTTCTTTCTATGCTTTTAGATTTTATTCCTGAATCAATTGCCTTAGGAGCAGTGTTTATTTATGATTATAATACGGGTATCTTATTAGCTATATTTATTGCTTGTCAAAATCTACCTGAAGCTTTTACTTCTTACATAGAGTTAAGGTCTTCTGCTTTTTCAAAGCCTAAAGCTTTAACTATGTTATTTGTACTAAGTTTTACTGGTGTAGTATTCTCCTTAGTTGGTTTTTATCTTTTAAAGGACAATACAGAACTTACTTCTTCTTTGATGTTATTTGCAGCAGGTGGAATCTTATATTTAATCTTTGAAGATATAGCTCCATCAATGAAGTTAAAAAATAGTAGATTTATAGCTTTTGGAGTTAATTTAGGCTTTTTAGTGGGTATGTTAGGTGAAGCACTTTTATAG
- the proW gene encoding glycine betaine/L-proline ABC transporter permease ProW has product MSNDPWGNASTAQENKESSVDWSQTTTVEEETKSFDFLNPFEEALIPFDTWTNDAIDWTVENFREFFLATKVPIDIVLKSIESFLLFLNPYVVILFFVLLALQFSSKKMALGTLVSFFIIGFIGAWEEAMVTLALVITAVVFSLIIGIPLGIWSAKSDTANKIVRPILDAMQTTPAFVYLIPIVMLFGIGNVPGVIVTIIFALPPLIRLTNLGIRQVPEDLIEASRSFGASSMQMLFKVQIPVAMPTIMAGINQTLMLALSMVVIASMIAVGGLGQMVLRGIGRLDVGLAAVGGLGIVLLAVILDRLTQAMGQKDKTDKTKWFEKGPVGFFYKLLKK; this is encoded by the coding sequence ATGAGTAATGATCCATGGGGTAATGCTTCAACTGCTCAAGAAAATAAAGAGTCATCAGTTGATTGGTCTCAAACAACAACAGTAGAAGAAGAGACAAAAAGTTTTGATTTTTTAAACCCTTTTGAAGAGGCTTTAATTCCTTTTGATACTTGGACAAATGATGCAATTGATTGGACAGTAGAAAACTTTAGAGAGTTCTTTCTTGCTACAAAGGTGCCAATTGATATTGTTTTAAAATCAATAGAATCTTTTTTACTATTTTTAAATCCATATGTAGTAATTCTATTTTTTGTATTACTTGCATTGCAGTTCTCTTCTAAAAAGATGGCTCTTGGTACTTTAGTATCATTTTTTATAATTGGTTTTATTGGGGCTTGGGAAGAAGCAATGGTTACACTTGCATTAGTTATAACGGCTGTAGTCTTCTCTTTAATTATAGGAATCCCTCTTGGAATTTGGAGTGCGAAAAGTGACACTGCAAATAAAATAGTACGTCCAATTCTTGATGCAATGCAAACAACTCCTGCCTTTGTATATTTAATTCCTATTGTAATGCTATTTGGAATTGGTAATGTACCAGGAGTTATTGTAACTATTATTTTTGCATTACCACCATTAATAAGACTTACAAACTTAGGTATTAGACAAGTACCAGAGGATTTAATTGAAGCCTCTAGGTCTTTTGGAGCTAGTTCTATGCAAATGTTATTTAAAGTTCAAATTCCTGTTGCCATGCCTACAATTATGGCAGGAATCAATCAAACTCTAATGTTAGCCTTATCGATGGTTGTTATTGCATCTATGATTGCAGTTGGAGGTTTAGGTCAGATGGTTTTAAGAGGTATTGGAAGACTTGATGTTGGACTTGCAGCGGTAGGTGGTTTAGGTATCGTTTTACTTGCTGTTATTTTAGATAGATTAACTCAAGCAATGGGACAAAAAGATAAAACTGATAAAACAAAATGGTTTGAAAAAGGTCCAGTAGGCTTTTTCTATAAATTACTAAAAAAATAA
- the proV gene encoding glycine betaine/L-proline ABC transporter ATP-binding protein ProV gives MEFNINSDKKKKLIVKNVFKVFGDEPKKALKMLNDGLSKEEIFDKTGMTIGVQDASFEIYEGEIFVIMGLSGSGKSTLVRLLNRLIEPTSGNIYIDETDVTNLNDKELIDIRREKISMVFQSFALMPHMNIIDNVSFGLELSGVTKNERYEKARKALEQVGLGQHELSYPDELSGGMQQRVGLARALANNPDIMLMDEAFSALDPLIRTEMQDELIELQSNEQRTIVFISHDLDEAIRIGDRIAIMQNGEISQIGTPEEIVNNPANDYIKSFFKGVDVTSVLTATHIAKKNNPTIIRREGTGVKTALQYLSDMDKDFGYIIEKNNSYVGLVTVESLKEQKSKGGTLETAIVEQKTINCETAISDFISDIAEASFPVAIVDDNNRYKGSISKAMLLRVLDEGVDNE, from the coding sequence ATGGAGTTTAATATTAATTCTGATAAAAAGAAAAAATTAATCGTAAAAAATGTTTTTAAAGTATTTGGTGACGAACCTAAAAAAGCTTTAAAGATGTTAAATGATGGTTTATCAAAAGAAGAAATTTTTGATAAAACTGGTATGACAATTGGTGTCCAAGATGCGAGTTTTGAAATCTATGAAGGTGAGATATTCGTAATTATGGGACTTTCAGGCTCTGGTAAATCTACTTTAGTAAGACTTCTTAATAGACTAATTGAACCAACTTCGGGAAACATTTATATTGATGAAACTGATGTAACAAATTTAAATGATAAAGAACTAATTGATATTAGAAGAGAAAAAATATCAATGGTATTTCAATCATTTGCTTTGATGCCTCATATGAATATTATAGATAATGTTTCTTTTGGACTAGAATTAAGTGGTGTTACTAAAAACGAAAGATATGAAAAAGCAAGAAAAGCTTTAGAGCAAGTTGGCTTAGGACAACATGAACTTTCTTATCCTGATGAATTAAGTGGTGGTATGCAACAAAGAGTAGGGCTTGCAAGAGCACTAGCAAACAACCCAGATATTATGCTTATGGATGAAGCTTTTTCTGCCCTTGACCCACTTATTAGAACTGAGATGCAAGATGAGCTTATTGAGTTACAAAGTAATGAGCAAAGAACTATTGTATTTATTTCCCATGATTTAGATGAGGCAATTAGGATTGGGGATAGAATTGCAATTATGCAAAATGGTGAGATTTCTCAAATAGGTACACCGGAAGAGATTGTTAACAACCCTGCAAATGACTATATTAAATCATTTTTCAAGGGTGTTGATGTTACTTCTGTTTTAACAGCAACTCATATTGCAAAGAAAAATAATCCAACTATTATTAGAAGAGAAGGAACAGGAGTAAAAACTGCACTTCAATATCTATCTGATATGGATAAAGATTTTGGATACATTATTGAGAAAAACAATTCATATGTAGGTTTAGTTACTGTTGAGTCTTTAAAAGAGCAAAAATCAAAAGGTGGAACTCTTGAGACAGCGATAGTTGAGCAAAAAACTATAAACTGCGAAACAGCAATTAGTGATTTTATTAGTGATATTGCGGAAGCTTCTTTCCCTGTTGCAATAGTTGATGATAATAACAGATATAAAGGAAGTATCTCAAAAGCGATGCTTTTAAGAGTTTTAGATGAAGGAGTTGATAATGAGTAA
- a CDS encoding tRNA-uridine aminocarboxypropyltransferase, which produces MNKIEKDINQRDFCYTCYRPSVSCMCKYINKIETKTKFIILMHPKEFKKTKNGTGQFTKNTLSNSELFIGIDFTNHAKINALLEDSTNDCYLLYPSETSLNLSKEKVPSEKNIVIFIIDSTWPCSKKMIKSSKNLQKLKMLSFDADKVSEFKIKKQPNEYCLSTIESTQYIIELLNKQNIENNTKEELSNMTKPFKKMVEYQLECLKRRKDPRYKAY; this is translated from the coding sequence ATGAATAAAATTGAAAAAGATATTAACCAAAGAGATTTTTGCTATACATGTTATAGACCTAGCGTTTCTTGTATGTGTAAGTATATAAATAAAATAGAAACAAAAACAAAATTTATAATTTTGATGCACCCTAAAGAGTTTAAAAAAACAAAAAATGGAACAGGACAATTTACAAAAAATACATTAAGTAACTCTGAGTTATTTATTGGTATAGACTTTACAAATCATGCTAAGATAAATGCCTTATTAGAAGACTCTACTAATGATTGCTATTTGTTATATCCAAGTGAAACAAGTCTAAACTTAAGTAAGGAAAAGGTTCCTTCAGAAAAGAATATTGTAATTTTTATCATTGATTCAACTTGGCCATGTTCAAAAAAAATGATAAAAAGTAGTAAAAATCTACAAAAACTAAAAATGCTTAGTTTTGATGCAGATAAAGTATCAGAGTTTAAAATAAAAAAACAACCAAATGAGTATTGTTTATCAACAATAGAATCAACTCAATATATTATTGAATTATTAAACAAGCAAAATATAGAAAATAATACAAAAGAAGAATTATCTAATATGACTAAACCTTTTAAAAAAATGGTCGAATATCAATTAGAGTGTTTAAAAAGAAGAAAAGACCCTAGGTATAAAGCCTATTAA
- a CDS encoding OFA family MFS transporter, with the protein MVEKNRWLMALAAVGVHICIGSVYAWSVYVNPIQTQMNWTLTDVTIAFSIAIFFLGLSAALMGKFVEKNGPRVSAIISASLFALGTAGSGLAILMESKALLYFFYGVLGGCGLGIGYIAPVSTLVKWFPDKRGMATGLAIMGFGFASAVWGPTIEILIEKVGIASTFFILGATYFVVMFSSALYLEKPEEDYLPKKFKKKLKEGKKKLKKDLQTLGLNEAVKTPRFYGLWVMLFINVTCGIAIIGVASPLLQEVIGISAIAAAAAVGLMGIFNGAGRIFWASLSDYLTRPVVYIIFFLTQAIAFYVLPSITEIMIFQVVLYFIMTCYGGGFASIPAYIGDIFGTKELGAIHGYILTAWAAAGLVGPLIISIVKDMTGSYSQTLYVFAGFFVIALFVSIAMLINIKSIQKKQKH; encoded by the coding sequence ATGGTTGAAAAAAATCGTTGGTTAATGGCTTTAGCGGCAGTGGGTGTTCATATTTGTATTGGGTCTGTATATGCTTGGAGTGTATATGTAAACCCAATTCAAACACAAATGAACTGGACTTTGACAGATGTAACAATAGCATTTAGTATTGCTATTTTCTTCTTAGGATTAAGTGCAGCACTTATGGGAAAATTTGTTGAGAAAAATGGACCTAGAGTTTCTGCAATTATTTCTGCATCTTTATTTGCTTTAGGAACAGCTGGGTCTGGTTTAGCAATCTTGATGGAATCAAAAGCTTTATTATACTTCTTTTATGGAGTATTAGGTGGATGTGGTTTAGGTATAGGGTATATTGCTCCTGTTTCAACTTTAGTAAAATGGTTCCCTGATAAAAGAGGAATGGCAACTGGACTTGCAATTATGGGATTTGGTTTCGCTTCAGCAGTTTGGGGACCAACTATTGAAATCTTAATTGAGAAAGTTGGAATTGCTTCAACATTCTTTATTTTAGGTGCTACATACTTTGTTGTTATGTTTTCTTCAGCATTATATTTAGAAAAACCAGAAGAAGACTATTTACCTAAGAAGTTTAAAAAGAAACTAAAAGAGGGTAAAAAGAAATTAAAAAAAGACTTACAAACTTTAGGTTTAAATGAAGCAGTTAAAACACCTAGATTTTATGGTCTTTGGGTAATGTTATTTATCAATGTTACTTGTGGTATTGCAATTATTGGTGTTGCTTCACCACTTTTACAAGAAGTTATAGGAATCTCAGCAATAGCAGCTGCGGCAGCAGTTGGTTTAATGGGAATTTTTAATGGTGCAGGAAGAATATTCTGGGCTTCATTAAGTGATTATTTAACAAGACCAGTTGTTTATATTATTTTCTTTTTAACACAAGCTATTGCCTTTTATGTATTACCATCAATTACTGAGATTATGATTTTCCAAGTTGTTTTATACTTTATCATGACTTGTTATGGTGGTGGTTTTGCTTCTATTCCAGCTTATATTGGTGATATTTTTGGAACAAAAGAGCTTGGAGCTATTCATGGGTATATTTTAACTGCATGGGCAGCAGCAGGTTTAGTTGGACCACTTATTATCTCTATTGTAAAAGATATGACTGGAAGTTATTCTCAAACACTATATGTATTTGCAGGATTCTTTGTAATTGCCTTATTTGTATCAATTGCAATGTTAATAAATATCAAATCAATTCAAAAAAAACAAAAACACTAA
- a CDS encoding SDR family NAD(P)-dependent oxidoreductase has product MIKNILITGCSSGLGLALTKLYLEKGYKVFGISRRKPDIENENFTFKEFDLSRLETIKENLTAFINDIKELDTVFLNAGMLGEITKLSTKEIQEVLNLNVFANKELLDILAKIKTDTVVGISSGASKNGSKGWGSYSLSKSSLNMLLNLYSKEMVNTKLLAIAPGVIETPMTDYIRFDIDDEVFTSAKTLKNGEIQKPEDAAKRLFETLKRKNEFESGSFLDVRKI; this is encoded by the coding sequence ATGATTAAAAATATACTAATAACAGGTTGTAGCTCAGGTCTTGGTTTAGCCCTTACAAAGTTATATTTAGAAAAAGGCTACAAAGTATTTGGAATAAGTAGAAGAAAACCTGATATAGAGAATGAAAACTTTACCTTTAAGGAGTTTGATTTATCAAGACTTGAAACTATAAAAGAAAATCTTACTGCTTTTATAAATGATATTAAAGAGCTTGATACTGTATTTTTAAATGCGGGAATGTTAGGCGAGATTACAAAACTATCAACAAAAGAGATACAAGAAGTTCTAAACCTGAATGTTTTTGCAAACAAAGAGTTACTAGATATCTTAGCTAAAATAAAAACAGATACTGTAGTTGGTATTTCTTCAGGAGCTTCTAAAAATGGTTCTAAAGGATGGGGTTCATACTCTTTATCAAAGTCATCTTTAAATATGTTATTAAACTTATATTCAAAAGAGATGGTAAATACAAAACTTCTTGCAATTGCTCCTGGTGTAATTGAAACACCTATGACTGACTATATTAGATTTGATATTGATGATGAAGTATTTACTTCTGCAAAAACCTTAAAAAATGGAGAGATTCAAAAGCCAGAAGATGCTGCAAAAAGATTATTTGAAACATTAAAAAGAAAAAACGAGTTTGAAAGTGGCAGTTTTCTTGATGTAAGAAAGATATAA
- a CDS encoding bifunctional diguanylate cyclase/phosphodiesterase, which produces MRKGWSREDLKMFTDSLEKNFEGTNYEINIYRADIVKELFGDIKEKQKDTTLVDVLKGDIKEYKSFEDNVTRNIIPLQASNECLMCHANAKVGDVLGAVEVKQDLNTIFDESKFQFIIFFLIITPIFFISAFISSRYTSKKITKNLDLFKEKVERINSVDDFKQFDSKNIDLYFKEFNEIIQNVDTMAEKLKNVAVDKELLEFEIKLLDKFIITSDVVKDWREYICDLLLEINKIMETYTLMTMFRVDDDQFEVDIFWLGVPREEVKVVFEDYINNVIKTSEYFEGMTDFKIKHIIANRDKKLDNLRREDIEYRSKSLFLDTPKIGGIVGIGLQSVLSTDPIRYIVVDSILTTMANLVGSVKAINKYTQDLEYYAARDPLTDLFNQRVFNDMMIYEIKRAKKHDYSFALMIIDCDNFKPINDNFGHAFGDKFLQTIADILEEEKRDEDIVARYGGDEFTIILPECDANGAHTVAQRISQRIENEKLLAPDDTYVGITISIGISVYPEHTTSQKEMFIIADHMMYEAKDEGKNSIKLPTKQNVSEILKINQEKSALLISAIENNEIYPYFQPIKPGLSNDNNLVIHELLMRIKHDEKVFSAFEFIEIAEARGLINKMDLMVIEKAFEKIQTTNYEGVLFINLSPKSLIVNDFINQINSLVNKYSIDKEKIVFEITERETVKNFSLLEKFVHNLKLEGFKFAIDDFGSGFSSFHYIKKFPIDYLKIDGDFIININKDEKDKAFVNSIVTLAKELNVQTIAEFVESQEIVETLDELDIDYCQGYHIGKPSEEFISLR; this is translated from the coding sequence ATGAGAAAGGGTTGGAGTAGAGAAGATTTAAAAATGTTTACTGACTCTTTAGAAAAGAACTTTGAGGGAACAAACTATGAAATCAATATTTATAGAGCAGATATAGTAAAAGAACTTTTTGGAGATATCAAAGAGAAACAAAAAGATACTACTTTAGTTGATGTTTTAAAAGGAGATATCAAAGAGTATAAATCTTTTGAAGATAATGTTACTAGAAATATCATTCCTCTTCAAGCTTCAAATGAGTGTCTTATGTGTCATGCTAATGCTAAAGTAGGAGATGTTTTAGGAGCAGTTGAAGTAAAACAAGATTTAAATACAATTTTTGATGAATCTAAATTTCAATTTATTATCTTCTTCTTAATTATTACTCCTATATTTTTTATCTCTGCTTTTATTTCTTCTAGATATACAAGTAAAAAAATCACTAAAAACCTTGATTTATTTAAAGAAAAAGTAGAAAGAATCAACTCAGTAGATGATTTCAAACAGTTTGACTCAAAAAATATTGACCTATATTTTAAAGAGTTTAATGAAATCATTCAAAATGTAGATACTATGGCGGAGAAACTTAAAAATGTAGCTGTAGACAAAGAGTTATTAGAGTTTGAAATTAAACTTCTTGATAAGTTTATTATTACTTCAGATGTTGTAAAAGACTGGAGAGAGTATATTTGTGACCTTCTTTTAGAAATTAATAAGATTATGGAAACATATACTTTAATGACTATGTTCAGAGTAGATGATGACCAGTTTGAAGTAGATATCTTCTGGCTAGGAGTTCCTAGAGAAGAAGTAAAAGTTGTTTTTGAGGATTATATAAATAATGTAATCAAAACTTCAGAATACTTTGAAGGAATGACTGACTTTAAAATCAAACACATTATTGCAAATAGAGATAAAAAACTTGACAACCTAAGAAGAGAAGATATTGAATATAGATCTAAATCATTATTCTTAGATACTCCAAAAATTGGGGGAATTGTAGGTATTGGTTTACAATCAGTTTTATCAACAGACCCAATTAGATATATTGTTGTTGACTCTATTTTAACAACTATGGCTAACTTAGTTGGTTCAGTTAAAGCTATTAATAAATATACACAAGACTTAGAATACTATGCAGCAAGAGACCCATTAACAGACCTTTTCAACCAAAGAGTATTTAATGATATGATGATTTATGAAATCAAAAGAGCAAAAAAACATGACTACTCTTTTGCTTTAATGATTATTGATTGTGATAACTTTAAACCTATAAATGATAACTTTGGACATGCATTTGGAGATAAATTCCTTCAAACAATTGCTGATATCTTAGAAGAAGAAAAAAGAGATGAAGATATTGTTGCAAGATATGGTGGAGATGAATTTACTATTATCCTACCAGAGTGTGATGCAAACGGTGCACACACAGTTGCCCAAAGAATTTCTCAAAGAATTGAAAATGAAAAACTTCTTGCTCCAGATGATACATATGTAGGAATTACAATTTCTATTGGTATTTCAGTATATCCAGAGCACACAACGTCTCAAAAAGAGATGTTTATTATTGCTGACCATATGATGTATGAAGCAAAAGATGAAGGTAAAAACTCAATCAAACTTCCTACAAAACAAAATGTATCTGAGATTTTAAAAATAAACCAAGAGAAATCAGCACTACTTATTTCTGCTATTGAAAACAATGAAATCTATCCATATTTCCAACCTATTAAACCAGGACTAAGTAATGATAACAACCTTGTTATTCATGAACTTCTTATGAGAATTAAACATGATGAAAAAGTATTCTCTGCCTTTGAATTTATTGAGATTGCTGAAGCTAGAGGGTTAATCAATAAAATGGATTTAATGGTTATAGAAAAAGCCTTTGAAAAAATACAAACAACTAATTATGAAGGTGTTTTATTTATCAATCTTTCACCTAAATCTTTAATAGTAAATGACTTTATAAATCAAATTAATAGTTTAGTAAACAAATATAGTATTGACAAAGAAAAAATCGTATTTGAAATTACAGAGAGAGAAACAGTTAAAAACTTCTCATTACTTGAAAAATTTGTACATAACCTAAAACTAGAAGGTTTCAAGTTTGCTATTGATGATTTTGGTTCTGGGTTCTCATCATTCCACTATATTAAAAAATTCCCTATTGATTATTTAAAAATTGATGGTGATTTTATTATCAATATTAATAAAGATGAAAAAGATAAAGCCTTTGTTAACTCTATTGTTACCCTAGCAAAAGAGTTAAATGTACAAACAATTGCAGAGTTTGTAGAAAGTCAAGAGATAGTTGAAACTTTAGATGAACTAGATATAGATTACTGCCAAGGTTATCATATTGGAAAACCTTCTGAAGAGTTCATTTCACTTAGATAA
- a CDS encoding murein L,D-transpeptidase translates to MKTPFFIFIIFTFILNSLLCSTTLEISTSNDKRINKYYYYFNNQTIWIDKNNQIKDIAFDLIEEIKDDKILKPFVNKIFNIKKIENLLEHRDHLEKTKIIELDTLLTKTYDQYMNYLARGFINWKSFIEELEKIEEESEIKAKWSKYEVRKNNIKLLKTSIEKDDINYALKQVNYTFPYANDLEEEITRLEKIKETGGYTITPEILQPLKVGNFYPQIEFIRQRLYESKDIDSLECAKVVKNCQYYFDKKLFKAVINFQKRYGLITDGVIGKNTIDKLNTPIEEKIKVLRVNLERMRWLPRNLGERYILINIPAYKLKLYEEKKVQLKMDVIVGKKKFPTPIFSHKMSEVIVNPYWKIPQTIVKNEIIPKLAKDSKYLAKENIKVFENWDVNSLEFDVSKVDWNMYVNNDLIGTPKEAPMRFIQTPGGSNPLGRVKFLFPNQYSVYLHDTPEKQYFKMREKTLSHGCIRLEKPFELFENILTINKDDIKIVKKLEESDYKLSKKIPIHIVYLTAWVENDKLQFRDDIYNYDKIQSKLLFESTF, encoded by the coding sequence ATGAAAACACCTTTTTTTATCTTTATTATTTTTACTTTTATACTTAATTCCTTGCTTTGTAGTACAACTTTAGAGATTAGTACTAGCAATGATAAAAGAATCAATAAGTATTATTATTATTTTAATAATCAAACAATATGGATTGATAAAAATAATCAAATTAAAGATATTGCTTTTGACTTAATTGAAGAGATAAAAGATGACAAAATACTTAAGCCTTTTGTAAATAAAATATTTAATATTAAAAAAATCGAGAATTTATTAGAACACAGAGACCATTTAGAAAAAACTAAAATAATTGAACTTGATACTCTTTTGACAAAAACTTATGATCAATATATGAACTACCTTGCAAGAGGTTTTATAAACTGGAAAAGTTTTATTGAAGAATTAGAAAAGATAGAAGAAGAGAGTGAAATAAAAGCAAAATGGTCAAAATATGAAGTAAGAAAAAACAATATAAAACTACTAAAAACATCAATTGAAAAAGATGATATAAACTATGCTTTAAAGCAAGTAAATTATACCTTTCCCTATGCCAATGATTTAGAAGAAGAGATTACAAGACTAGAAAAAATCAAAGAAACTGGAGGATATACAATAACTCCTGAAATTTTACAGCCTCTAAAAGTAGGAAATTTTTACCCACAAATAGAATTTATAAGACAAAGACTATATGAAAGCAAAGATATAGACTCCTTAGAGTGTGCAAAAGTAGTAAAAAACTGTCAATACTATTTTGATAAAAAACTTTTCAAAGCTGTAATAAATTTTCAAAAAAGATATGGTCTTATTACAGATGGAGTAATAGGGAAAAATACTATTGATAAATTAAACACACCTATTGAAGAGAAAATAAAAGTTCTTAGAGTTAATCTTGAAAGAATGAGATGGCTTCCAAGAAACCTTGGTGAGAGATATATTTTAATAAATATTCCAGCATACAAATTGAAACTATATGAAGAAAAGAAAGTTCAACTTAAAATGGATGTTATAGTAGGAAAAAAGAAGTTCCCTACTCCTATTTTTAGTCATAAAATGTCAGAGGTAATAGTTAATCCATATTGGAAAATTCCTCAAACAATTGTTAAAAATGAGATAATCCCAAAACTTGCAAAAGACTCAAAATATCTAGCAAAAGAGAATATCAAAGTATTTGAAAATTGGGATGTAAACTCTTTAGAGTTTGATGTTAGTAAAGTTGATTGGAATATGTATGTAAACAATGATTTAATAGGAACACCAAAAGAAGCTCCCATGAGATTTATACAAACCCCTGGTGGCTCAAATCCACTTGGAAGAGTTAAGTTTTTATTTCCAAATCAATACTCTGTTTATTTACATGATACACCTGAAAAACAATATTTTAAAATGAGAGAAAAAACTCTTTCCCATGGATGTATAAGACTAGAAAAACCCTTTGAACTATTTGAAAATATTCTTACTATAAACAAAGATGATATTAAAATTGTAAAGAAACTTGAAGAGAGTGATTATAAGTTAAGTAAAAAGATTCCTATTCATATAGTATATTTAACTGCTTGGGTAGAGAATGATAAACTACAGTTTAGAGATGATATTTACAACTATGATAAAATACAATCTAAACTATTGTTTGAGTCCACTTTTTAG
- a CDS encoding class I SAM-dependent methyltransferase, with the protein MNINDLENTLKENLKNKTKEFKRVFHGRGNFYEKFSFLTIDSIDNILFTVFFEEIEKEVEEELLKLLESIYEEYDFECLILQRRYLNGGENEVLKGVLPKQTQAIEHGLKYQLNFLNKNIGYFADMKKGREFISSVCKGKNVLNLFSYTCAFSVASINAGAKQVVNVDMAKNALNTGRENHSINALDLKKVKFLPFNILKSWSKIRKFAPYDIIIIDPPSFQKGSFAATKDYRKIIRKLDELASKECVVLSCLNAPELDSNFIKELFKEEASSFRFIRKIDNLSTFPTDNEERSLKNLVFEKA; encoded by the coding sequence ATGAATATAAATGATTTAGAAAATACTCTAAAAGAGAATTTAAAAAATAAAACAAAAGAGTTTAAAAGAGTTTTTCATGGTAGGGGAAACTTCTATGAAAAATTTTCTTTTTTAACAATTGATAGCATAGATAATATACTATTTACTGTCTTTTTTGAAGAGATAGAAAAAGAAGTAGAAGAAGAGCTTTTAAAACTTTTAGAGTCAATTTATGAAGAGTATGATTTTGAGTGTTTAATCCTCCAAAGAAGATATTTAAATGGTGGAGAAAATGAAGTATTAAAAGGTGTTTTACCAAAGCAGACACAAGCTATTGAACATGGTTTAAAATATCAACTAAACTTTTTAAATAAAAATATTGGGTACTTTGCAGATATGAAAAAAGGACGAGAGTTTATCTCTTCAGTTTGTAAAGGTAAAAATGTCTTAAATCTATTTTCATATACCTGTGCTTTTTCTGTAGCTTCTATAAATGCAGGAGCAAAGCAAGTAGTAAATGTAGATATGGCTAAAAATGCTTTAAATACTGGACGTGAAAATCATTCAATAAATGCTTTGGACTTAAAAAAGGTAAAATTTTTACCTTTTAATATTTTAAAATCATGGAGTAAAATAAGGAAATTTGCACCCTATGATATTATAATTATAGACCCACCTTCTTTTCAAAAAGGAAGTTTTGCAGCAACAAAAGATTATAGAAAAATAATAAGAAAACTTGATGAATTAGCATCTAAAGAATGTGTTGTTTTATCATGTTTAAATGCTCCAGAACTAGACTCAAACTTTATAAAAGAGTTGTTTAAAGAAGAAGCTTCAAGTTTTAGATTTATAAGAAAAATTGATAATTTGAGTACATTTCCTACAGATAATGAAGAAAGAAGTTTAAAAAATTTGGTTTTTGAAAAAGCTTAA